One genomic window of Desulfatibacillum aliphaticivorans DSM 15576 includes the following:
- a CDS encoding ABC transporter substrate-binding protein, whose protein sequence is MRKKWKVLLVFLIIGAVGLCFSGPVLAKTVKVGGIMDTTGATSDVGKDYAFGMVEAFKYINENGGINGNKVKYTWFDYGYRIPEAITRYKFLKRMGVVAIMGWGTGDTEALSPTVNQDKLPYVSASYSAHLTDPAKSKYNFFFSSDYSTNARACLTAWFDKKWPQHPDYGKRKPRFACCYMSASPYCNAPIKAIRDHATMLGFEVGADQDVSLFALDAKSQINALKEFKPDVVWHGNTTMSVSATMRDAYSLGLGADWIINNWGFDENLPRLAGPAAEGAIGATPCAFFGQKQPDGNYYKNMDKVVEYAAKYNPGIPPEKRLNRTVQAWADALIFWEAANRADKAGSLDGETIKTKGFETMRNFEIGLGSSPVSYTATDHRPTTGCLVQEYRNGAFNELSRVDLKARWPEKWANEWQGW, encoded by the coding sequence ATGAGAAAAAAATGGAAGGTTCTGCTGGTGTTTTTAATCATAGGTGCGGTGGGGCTATGCTTCTCCGGGCCTGTCCTGGCCAAAACCGTCAAGGTGGGCGGCATCATGGACACCACGGGCGCCACCTCGGACGTGGGCAAGGATTACGCCTTCGGCATGGTGGAGGCGTTCAAGTACATTAACGAGAACGGAGGCATTAACGGGAACAAGGTCAAGTACACCTGGTTCGATTACGGGTATCGCATTCCCGAGGCCATCACCCGCTACAAGTTCCTCAAACGCATGGGGGTTGTCGCCATCATGGGATGGGGCACCGGCGACACCGAAGCCCTCTCCCCCACGGTCAACCAGGATAAGCTGCCATACGTCTCGGCGTCTTATTCCGCGCATTTGACGGATCCGGCCAAATCCAAGTACAATTTCTTCTTCTCCTCGGATTATTCCACCAACGCCCGGGCCTGCCTGACCGCTTGGTTTGACAAAAAATGGCCCCAGCATCCGGATTACGGCAAGCGCAAACCCCGTTTTGCATGCTGCTATATGTCGGCCTCTCCCTACTGCAATGCGCCGATCAAGGCCATCAGAGACCATGCAACCATGCTGGGCTTTGAAGTGGGCGCCGATCAGGACGTCTCCCTGTTCGCCCTGGACGCCAAAAGCCAGATCAACGCCTTAAAGGAATTCAAGCCCGACGTGGTTTGGCACGGAAACACCACCATGAGCGTTTCCGCCACCATGCGCGACGCCTACTCCCTGGGATTGGGCGCAGACTGGATCATCAACAACTGGGGCTTTGACGAAAACCTGCCCCGCCTGGCCGGACCTGCCGCGGAAGGCGCCATCGGAGCCACCCCCTGCGCGTTCTTCGGCCAGAAGCAGCCGGACGGAAACTATTACAAGAACATGGACAAGGTGGTGGAATACGCCGCCAAATACAACCCGGGCATTCCGCCTGAAAAACGTCTGAATCGCACGGTTCAGGCCTGGGCGGACGCTTTGATCTTCTGGGAAGCCGCCAACCGCGCGGACAAAGCCGGGTCTCTGGACGGCGAGACCATCAAGACCAAGGGCTTTGAAACCATGAGGAATTTCGAAATCGGCCTGGGATCCTCTCCGGTCAGCTACACGGCCACGGACCACAGGCCCACCACCGGGTGCCTGGTGCAGGAATACCGGAACGGCGCGTTTAACGAGCTGTCCCGCGTGGACCTGAAAGCCCGCTGGCCCGAAAAGTGGGCCAACGAATGGCAGGGCTGGTAG
- a CDS encoding ABC transporter ATP-binding protein: METQEPILKISNIEVKYHEVILVLKGVSIEVPKGGIVALLGANGAGKSTTLKAISGLLKTEDGKVTDGAIEFEGERIHAQGAATIARKGIIQVIEGRRVFEHLTVEENLKVGAHLRKSGSVKDGLEMVYHYFPRLREKRNETAGFISGGEQQMTVVGRALMTEPKLVLLDEPSMGLAPMLIHEIFNIIKQLNDEQGISILLVEQNAKLALSVAPYAYVMETGRIVMDGESSTLTENEDIKDFYLGLTDKGGRKSFREVKHYKRRKRWLS; encoded by the coding sequence TTGGAAACGCAAGAGCCCATTTTGAAAATAAGCAATATCGAGGTCAAGTACCATGAGGTGATCCTGGTCCTCAAGGGAGTCTCCATTGAAGTGCCCAAAGGCGGAATTGTGGCCTTATTGGGCGCCAACGGAGCTGGAAAAAGCACCACCCTCAAGGCCATATCCGGTTTGCTGAAAACCGAGGACGGCAAGGTGACGGACGGCGCCATTGAATTTGAGGGGGAGCGGATTCACGCTCAGGGGGCTGCGACCATCGCCCGGAAGGGCATTATTCAGGTGATTGAGGGACGCCGGGTTTTTGAGCACCTGACGGTGGAGGAAAACCTCAAGGTCGGCGCGCACTTGCGCAAGTCCGGCTCCGTTAAGGACGGCCTGGAAATGGTCTACCACTATTTTCCCCGATTACGGGAAAAACGCAACGAAACCGCCGGATTCATCTCCGGCGGCGAGCAGCAGATGACCGTGGTGGGCCGCGCCCTCATGACCGAGCCCAAACTGGTGCTTTTGGATGAACCGTCCATGGGGCTGGCCCCCATGCTCATCCATGAAATTTTCAATATCATCAAGCAGCTTAATGATGAGCAGGGCATTTCCATCCTGCTGGTCGAGCAGAACGCCAAGCTGGCTCTCAGCGTTGCACCTTACGCCTATGTCATGGAAACCGGGAGAATCGTCATGGACGGGGAATCGTCCACACTTACGGAAAACGAGGACATCAAGGACTTTTACCTGGGCTTGACGGATAAAGGCGGCAGGAAAAGTTTCCGAGAGGTCAAACATTACAAGCGCAGAAAGCGTTGGCTGAGCTGA
- a CDS encoding LEA type 2 family protein, with amino-acid sequence MSFLFAIENPNPYPVTLEGLKFTVNVDGFDLVTVNNDDMYIIPAESTDHVRVTTMITARSALLSLMVTGGFKLQEQGMSPWEALEKWWTGLAGYTQPVSLKGGTAEVSAGDVSKVLAFELTSS; translated from the coding sequence ATGAGTTTTCTGTTCGCTATCGAGAATCCCAATCCGTATCCCGTTACCCTGGAAGGGCTCAAGTTCACCGTGAACGTGGACGGTTTCGATCTGGTGACGGTCAATAATGACGACATGTACATTATCCCGGCCGAATCCACGGACCACGTCCGGGTGACCACCATGATCACGGCCCGGTCGGCCCTCCTTTCCCTGATGGTCACAGGGGGATTCAAGCTGCAGGAGCAAGGCATGTCGCCTTGGGAGGCCCTGGAAAAATGGTGGACGGGCCTGGCCGGATACACTCAGCCGGTCTCGCTGAAGGGGGGGACTGCCGAAGTCAGCGCCGGAGACGTCAGCAAGGTGCTGGCTTTTGAACTGACCTCCTCCTGA